The Lewinellaceae bacterium genome has a window encoding:
- the rhaM gene encoding L-rhamnose mutarotase → MKRVAFKMQLLPGCQEEYQRRHNAIWPELTKLLREAGIREYSIFLDPDTDTLFAFQKVKEDTGSQDLGTHEIIRRWWKYMADIMVTHPDHSPVSKPLTEVFYVE, encoded by the coding sequence ATGAAACGAGTTGCTTTCAAAATGCAATTATTACCCGGCTGTCAGGAAGAATATCAAAGGCGTCATAACGCCATCTGGCCGGAATTGACAAAACTCTTGAGGGAGGCAGGCATCCGGGAATATTCCATTTTTCTTGACCCGGACACCGACACCTTGTTTGCTTTCCAGAAAGTGAAGGAAGATACCGGTTCACAAGACCTGGGAACCCATGAAATCATCCGTCGTTGGTGGAAATACATGGCAGATATCATGGTTACACATCCGGATCATTCACCAGTAAGTAAGCCCCTTACTGAAGTCTTTTACGTGGAATAA
- a CDS encoding VOC family protein: MSKHIVGIQQIGVGVRNAKEAWKWYREQFGMDINVFEDTAVATLMLPHTDGKTCERYAALAVNMEGGGGFEIWQHTGFESRPPHFDVQLGDSGIFICKLKCRNVPAAFAEHHRRGLDILGTLYSDPQDLKHYYVKDPYGNIFEVVHEDYHYKAQKSLTGGVVGAVIGVSDIDKALEVYTGILEYDQVVYDKTGVFEDFAHLPGGDQRYRRVLLYHSAIRTGPFARLLGPTQIELIQPLDRKPKKIFEGRIWGELGYIHLCFDILGMEHLEKDCVAKGYPFTVNSADSFDMGVAAGHFAYIEDPDGTLIEFVETHKLPIMEKWGWYMNLKGRDPRKSLPNWMINTMAWKRVKDK; this comes from the coding sequence ATGTCAAAACACATTGTAGGGATACAGCAGATCGGCGTCGGTGTTCGCAATGCCAAAGAAGCCTGGAAATGGTACCGGGAGCAATTTGGTATGGATATCAATGTCTTTGAGGATACCGCGGTGGCGACGCTGATGTTGCCCCATACCGATGGCAAAACCTGTGAGCGCTATGCTGCTTTAGCCGTGAATATGGAAGGTGGCGGAGGTTTTGAGATCTGGCAGCACACGGGGTTTGAGTCCCGTCCGCCACATTTTGATGTTCAGTTGGGTGACAGTGGAATATTCATCTGTAAGCTGAAGTGCCGCAATGTGCCGGCAGCCTTTGCCGAACATCACCGGCGTGGTCTTGATATTCTGGGCACCCTGTATTCGGACCCTCAGGATTTGAAACATTACTACGTGAAAGATCCTTACGGAAACATCTTTGAGGTTGTCCACGAAGATTATCACTACAAAGCTCAAAAATCACTGACGGGAGGCGTGGTAGGAGCCGTCATCGGCGTGTCGGATATCGACAAGGCGCTGGAGGTCTATACCGGTATCCTGGAATACGACCAGGTTGTCTACGACAAAACCGGAGTGTTTGAAGACTTTGCCCATCTCCCGGGTGGTGACCAACGTTACCGCAGGGTACTGCTGTACCATTCGGCGATACGGACCGGACCGTTTGCCCGTTTGCTGGGCCCCACACAGATTGAACTGATCCAGCCTCTGGACCGGAAGCCCAAGAAAATTTTTGAAGGTCGTATCTGGGGCGAACTGGGCTACATTCACTTGTGCTTTGACATCCTGGGTATGGAGCACCTGGAAAAGGACTGTGTTGCCAAAGGCTATCCGTTTACCGTCAATAGCGCCGATAGTTTTGACATGGGCGTTGCGGCAGGCCATTTTGCCTACATTGAGGACCCGGACGGTACACTGATCGAATTTGTAGAAACCCACAAGTTGCCTATCATGGAAAAATGGGGCTGGTACATGAATCTCAAAGGCCGGGATCCCAGGAAATCGTTGCCCAACTGGATGATCAATACGATGGCGTGGAAAAGGGTGAAGGATAAATGA
- a CDS encoding dihydrofolate reductase, giving the protein MVSSLDGFIAAKDNSVEWMNSKDRFEQGVTLTKEEISAFLENIDCYVMGSRTYEHALELGWPYGDTPVYVFTQRSLLKQYPNVHFLTGDLNQVMQTQLKSDHRNIWVVGGSNLIRQCIQFGLVDELIVTIVPVILGDGQPFFESIEKEQPLHLKNVRAYTNGMVELTYSFQLR; this is encoded by the coding sequence ATGGTCTCCAGCCTCGATGGATTCATCGCAGCAAAAGACAACAGTGTGGAGTGGATGAATTCAAAGGATCGTTTTGAACAAGGCGTCACTTTAACCAAAGAAGAGATCTCGGCTTTTCTCGAAAACATCGATTGTTATGTGATGGGTTCACGTACCTATGAACACGCCCTGGAGCTGGGCTGGCCCTATGGAGATACGCCCGTTTATGTCTTCACCCAGCGATCCCTGCTGAAACAATATCCCAATGTCCATTTTTTAACCGGCGACCTGAATCAGGTTATGCAGACGCAATTGAAAAGCGATCACCGTAACATCTGGGTGGTGGGAGGATCAAACCTGATCCGTCAATGTATCCAATTCGGGCTGGTGGATGAGCTCATTGTGACCATAGTTCCTGTAATTTTGGGAGATGGACAGCCTTTTTTTGAATCCATTGAGAAAGAACAGCCACTTCATCTAAAAAATGTAAGAGCTTATACCAATGGCATGGTGGAATTGACCTATAGTTTTCAGTTAAGATGA
- a CDS encoding SDR family oxidoreductase encodes MQQLKNKVVWITGASSGIGEALAYAFAQEGSRLVLSARNAGKLELVAGKCREAGVDVLVVPMDVMDLDAMEDAVRQVKERMIRVDVLVLNAGRSQRSLAIETPVSIDRTFMELNFFSPVVLTKALLPDMLEHGEGHLVAISSLSGKFGVPRRTAYCASKHALQGFFEALRAELAATPVKVTIVSPGRIQTDISLHALTEDGTEHGTMDKGQAEGMPVALCASKILTAIKKNKKDILVGRKELLMYYIRKWLPALYYRLIPRIQ; translated from the coding sequence ATGCAACAATTGAAAAATAAAGTCGTGTGGATCACCGGTGCTTCTTCAGGTATCGGGGAAGCACTTGCTTATGCCTTTGCACAGGAAGGATCCAGGCTGGTGCTTTCTGCCCGCAATGCAGGCAAGCTGGAATTGGTAGCCGGGAAATGCCGCGAGGCCGGAGTTGATGTTCTTGTTGTTCCAATGGATGTCATGGATCTGGACGCGATGGAGGATGCGGTGCGACAGGTGAAGGAAAGGATGATAAGGGTGGATGTGCTGGTCCTGAATGCCGGACGCAGCCAGCGGTCGCTGGCCATTGAAACTCCGGTGTCGATAGACCGCACTTTTATGGAATTGAATTTTTTCAGTCCGGTCGTGCTAACCAAAGCATTATTGCCAGATATGCTGGAGCATGGGGAAGGCCACCTGGTTGCCATCAGCAGCCTGTCGGGTAAATTTGGCGTTCCAAGACGCACCGCCTATTGTGCCTCCAAGCATGCTTTGCAAGGATTTTTTGAAGCGCTCCGTGCTGAATTGGCAGCTACACCGGTAAAAGTAACCATCGTGTCCCCGGGGCGTATCCAGACCGATATTTCCTTGCATGCACTTACCGAGGATGGAACCGAGCATGGTACCATGGATAAGGGTCAGGCCGAAGGGATGCCGGTAGCCCTTTGTGCGTCTAAAATCCTGACAGCCATCAAGAAAAATAAAAAAGACATATTGGTCGGCCGCAAAGAATTGCTGATGTATTACATCCGCAAATGGCTGCCTGCATTGTATTACCGGCTAATTCCCAGGATTCAATGA
- a CDS encoding cytochrome C554 and C-prime — protein MQGQKTIILKRITRWFTVTLVLGLALASCVNRIEPLEDTWESAVPFQPIPQGLVSIRSADCGVCHKEIYQEWLKSTHAHAWTDLQFQSEIKKESSPYLCINCHIPLENQQEYLITGLKNGDIYQPVKEKNPHFDAAMQLEGIGCATCHVRDGFIIGTRGTVNAPHPVRVDSSFLSEQLCITCHNANAVVTPELVCTFQTGEEWQVGPYAQTQTCISCHMDTLTRSWMSGMPEHVSHRHWFPGSGIPKQTGETPVALEGLDFKPDTLEPTYSGADSIHYSLTLTNAHAGHRLPTGDPERYYLIDLTWLNAATSDTIAHRRYRIGEVWEWYPVAKKISDNNLDPLESRTYTIGLLPSEEGTYTLHTKVTKHRMTEETAAYHHLTEDYPTFITVFTAEQAVTVN, from the coding sequence TTGCAGGGTCAAAAAACAATTATCCTGAAGCGTATCACCCGATGGTTTACTGTCACTTTGGTTTTGGGTTTGGCCCTCGCCTCTTGCGTCAACCGTATTGAGCCCCTGGAAGACACCTGGGAAAGTGCAGTACCTTTCCAACCCATACCGCAAGGCCTGGTCTCGATCCGTTCCGCCGACTGTGGGGTCTGTCACAAGGAAATCTACCAGGAGTGGCTGAAGTCTACCCATGCACATGCCTGGACCGATCTGCAATTTCAATCGGAAATTAAGAAGGAATCAAGCCCCTACCTCTGCATCAATTGTCACATCCCGCTCGAAAATCAGCAGGAATACCTCATTACCGGCTTGAAAAATGGTGACATCTACCAGCCGGTGAAGGAAAAAAACCCACATTTCGATGCTGCCATGCAACTGGAAGGTATCGGTTGTGCCACCTGCCATGTCCGCGATGGCTTCATCATAGGCACCCGGGGGACGGTCAACGCTCCGCATCCCGTGCGGGTCGATTCTTCCTTCCTCAGCGAACAGCTCTGCATCACCTGCCACAACGCCAATGCAGTGGTCACCCCGGAACTGGTATGTACATTCCAGACAGGAGAAGAGTGGCAGGTAGGACCTTATGCCCAAACCCAAACCTGCATAAGCTGTCATATGGATACGCTTACCAGGTCCTGGATGAGTGGCATGCCTGAACATGTATCCCATCGCCACTGGTTTCCCGGATCCGGTATTCCGAAGCAGACGGGAGAAACACCGGTGGCCCTGGAGGGTCTTGATTTTAAACCGGACACCCTGGAACCAACTTATTCCGGCGCTGACAGCATTCATTACAGCCTTACACTGACGAATGCACATGCCGGGCACCGGCTTCCCACCGGTGATCCCGAGCGCTATTATCTGATCGACCTCACCTGGTTGAATGCCGCAACGAGTGACACGATTGCCCACCGCCGGTACCGCATCGGTGAAGTATGGGAATGGTACCCGGTGGCGAAAAAGATCAGTGACAACAACCTCGACCCACTGGAGTCAAGAACTTATACCATTGGTTTGCTTCCCTCTGAGGAAGGAACTTACACCCTGCATACAAAGGTCACCAAGCACCGGATGACCGAAGAGACGGCAGCGTACCATCATCTGACGGAAGACTATCCGACCTTTATTACTGTTTTCACAGCCGAACAGGCTGTCACGGTGAATTAG
- a CDS encoding carbohydrate-binding family 9-like protein, protein MRRTITIIVWLTMYFPVAAQGYHYETPRHYRCEFTGLPVTIDGQGDDLAWQGVAWSELFVDIEGDSRPLPYQNTRVKMVWDSTQLYILARLDETNIWATLKNHDDIIYRDNDFEVFIDPDRDSHNYFEIEFNAFNTIFDLFLSAPYRDGGPVITDWDFKQMRSAVKVYGSLNNPSDRDSCWSVEMALPLDGLTRKGRHPDPGAVWKINFSRVHHETQVVDGQYVKLRTPEGKPMPEHNWVWAPQGIVNMHYPEKWGYLLFDRGPDRARIPEDDAVIQHLYFLYHQLREYRAEHGVFPDQLENQYLVNGMHYACSFLTADSDYLLTLHGERNRTWAIREDGRVTFAAP, encoded by the coding sequence ATGAGGCGGACAATAACGATCATCGTCTGGCTGACGATGTATTTTCCTGTGGCTGCCCAGGGGTACCATTATGAGACTCCGCGGCACTATCGATGTGAGTTTACCGGTCTTCCGGTCACGATCGACGGTCAGGGCGATGACCTGGCCTGGCAAGGGGTGGCCTGGTCTGAACTATTTGTAGACATCGAAGGTGATAGTCGGCCCTTACCCTACCAGAATACCCGTGTCAAAATGGTCTGGGATTCGACCCAACTCTATATTCTGGCCCGGCTTGATGAGACTAATATATGGGCCACGCTTAAAAACCACGATGATATCATCTACCGGGACAATGATTTTGAAGTGTTCATCGACCCGGACCGGGATAGTCACAACTATTTTGAGATCGAGTTCAACGCCTTCAATACCATTTTCGATCTGTTTTTATCGGCTCCGTACCGGGACGGTGGGCCGGTGATCACCGACTGGGATTTTAAACAGATGCGTTCTGCCGTAAAAGTCTACGGGAGCCTGAATAATCCTTCAGACCGGGACAGCTGCTGGTCGGTGGAGATGGCATTGCCACTGGACGGTCTCACCCGCAAAGGCAGACATCCGGATCCAGGAGCTGTCTGGAAGATCAATTTTTCACGGGTGCATCATGAAACCCAGGTTGTTGATGGCCAATATGTCAAACTCAGAACTCCTGAGGGCAAACCAATGCCGGAGCACAACTGGGTTTGGGCCCCTCAGGGGATTGTCAATATGCATTATCCTGAAAAATGGGGCTATCTGCTGTTCGACCGGGGACCGGACAGGGCCCGGATTCCGGAAGATGATGCTGTGATCCAGCACCTTTATTTCCTTTATCACCAACTGCGGGAATATCGTGCAGAACATGGTGTTTTCCCGGATCAATTAGAGAATCAATATCTGGTGAATGGCATGCACTATGCTTGTTCCTTTCTCACCGCGGATTCAGACTACCTGCTTACACTGCACGGTGAACGGAATCGGACCTGGGCAATCCGGGAAGATGGCCGGGTTACCTTCGCTGCACCCTGA
- a CDS encoding polysaccharide deacetylase family protein: MSLITCLFLSSMQPLEAQILKQPIPDHLVVLTFDDAAVTHATYVAPLLKKYGFGATFFVCEFPPDFADSTKYMSWLQIRQLQQMGFEIGNHTGSHTHLNTIDSTHIVRELEVIEDRCSHYGISKPATFAYPAYDTDPLALPILERKGYRFARVGGSRPYDPLTDHPYLIPSYSTSGTDTTQTMQALRMAKDGKIVVLTVHGVPDYAHDWVTTPPAIFETYLKYLSENHYQVVGLQALSDFIDPEVAMMKINPVWTLGSQGTPVLAPSPTTHLDVDFSQPSGPVKPIYAWFGYDEPNYTYMKDGRKLLTELAALSPVPVYVRTHNLLTSGDGIPSLKWGSTNAYTEDADGNPVYNWKVTDSIFDTYVQRGMKPLVEIGFMPEALSSNPIPYRHDWQPGNQYANIFTGWAYPPKDYQKWGELIHQWVLHCVERYGQAEVESWLWEVWNEPNIGYWQGTADEYQKLYDFSAEAVKRALPGARIGGPHSTGPGWDKAAAFLDSFLYHVEHGTNYATGQKGSPLDFIAFHAKGAPQYVDGHVRMNMGAQLNDIARGFEIVASHSRLKHLPIIIGESDPEGCAACSMDIYPHNGYRNGTMYSSYTAAAFPRKMELADHYGINLLGAVTWAFEFEDQPWFHGFRDLATNGVDKPVLNVFRMMGQLSGSRVKVTGNLAYDAMTIRDSSVRGPAPDISALATVDDHQAAVMLWNYHDDDLPAPDATIKLTLTGLPSGRLFMEHFRIDRDHSNAYTYWQKLGSPQYPNAKQYAELEESGQLELLESPEWINTSDGRIILTIILPRQGVSLLKFTRD; this comes from the coding sequence TTGAGCCTGATAACATGCTTGTTCCTGTCATCGATGCAACCCCTGGAAGCACAAATTCTGAAGCAACCCATACCGGATCACCTGGTCGTGCTCACCTTTGACGATGCCGCTGTCACGCACGCAACATATGTAGCACCTTTACTCAAAAAATATGGTTTCGGAGCCACCTTCTTTGTTTGTGAATTCCCTCCGGACTTTGCAGACAGCACCAAATACATGTCCTGGCTGCAGATCCGGCAACTGCAGCAGATGGGTTTTGAAATCGGTAACCACACCGGCAGCCATACCCATCTGAATACCATCGACAGCACCCACATCGTCCGCGAACTGGAAGTCATCGAAGATCGATGCAGCCACTATGGCATTTCCAAACCGGCAACCTTTGCTTATCCGGCTTACGATACCGACCCATTGGCGTTGCCCATCCTGGAGCGCAAAGGATACCGGTTTGCCCGCGTGGGCGGGAGCCGGCCTTACGATCCTCTCACGGATCATCCCTACCTGATCCCCAGTTACAGCACCTCGGGAACAGACACCACTCAGACCATGCAGGCCTTGCGAATGGCTAAGGATGGCAAAATCGTAGTTCTGACCGTCCATGGTGTTCCCGACTATGCCCACGACTGGGTTACCACCCCACCGGCAATATTTGAAACCTATCTGAAATACCTGTCGGAGAATCATTACCAGGTCGTCGGTTTGCAGGCTTTGTCTGACTTCATTGACCCGGAGGTGGCCATGATGAAGATCAACCCGGTTTGGACCCTTGGTAGTCAGGGTACTCCTGTCCTGGCTCCTTCCCCTACTACACACCTGGATGTAGATTTCTCTCAACCTTCAGGGCCGGTAAAGCCCATCTATGCCTGGTTTGGCTACGATGAGCCGAACTATACCTATATGAAAGACGGGAGAAAATTATTGACTGAGTTAGCTGCCTTGAGCCCGGTTCCCGTTTATGTTCGCACCCACAACCTGCTTACATCGGGTGATGGCATTCCCTCCCTTAAATGGGGTTCCACCAATGCTTACACGGAGGATGCAGATGGAAATCCCGTGTACAACTGGAAGGTGACCGACTCTATTTTTGATACCTATGTGCAGCGGGGAATGAAGCCGCTGGTCGAAATAGGATTTATGCCGGAAGCCCTATCCAGCAATCCAATACCGTATCGACACGACTGGCAACCGGGAAATCAATATGCCAACATTTTTACCGGCTGGGCTTATCCGCCGAAAGATTATCAAAAATGGGGCGAACTCATCCACCAATGGGTATTGCATTGTGTTGAAAGATACGGACAGGCCGAAGTGGAATCCTGGCTCTGGGAGGTATGGAATGAGCCCAACATTGGCTATTGGCAAGGCACTGCCGATGAATATCAAAAATTATATGATTTTTCCGCTGAGGCAGTCAAAAGAGCGTTACCAGGTGCTCGCATCGGTGGCCCTCATAGCACGGGACCGGGCTGGGATAAAGCAGCAGCCTTCCTCGACAGTTTCCTCTATCATGTTGAACATGGAACCAATTACGCGACCGGCCAGAAAGGCAGCCCGCTGGATTTCATTGCCTTCCATGCCAAAGGAGCACCACAATATGTAGACGGGCATGTGCGGATGAACATGGGAGCTCAATTGAACGATATTGCTCGTGGTTTTGAGATCGTGGCTTCCCATTCCCGCCTGAAACATCTGCCGATCATCATCGGTGAGTCGGATCCGGAGGGATGTGCGGCCTGTTCTATGGATATCTATCCGCACAATGGTTATCGCAATGGAACCATGTATTCCAGCTACACGGCTGCTGCATTTCCCCGCAAAATGGAACTTGCCGATCACTATGGCATCAACTTGCTGGGTGCAGTCACCTGGGCTTTTGAGTTCGAAGATCAGCCCTGGTTTCATGGATTCCGGGATCTGGCGACCAACGGTGTCGACAAGCCGGTCCTGAATGTGTTTCGGATGATGGGACAATTATCCGGTTCCCGGGTGAAGGTCACCGGAAATCTGGCCTATGATGCCATGACTATCCGGGATTCCAGTGTCCGGGGACCTGCGCCAGACATCTCGGCCCTGGCAACCGTGGATGATCACCAGGCAGCCGTTATGCTGTGGAATTATCACGATGATGACCTGCCTGCACCGGATGCGACCATCAAATTGACCCTGACCGGTTTGCCTTCCGGAAGGTTGTTCATGGAGCACTTCCGGATTGACCGGGATCACAGCAACGCCTACACGTACTGGCAAAAGCTGGGCTCGCCCCAATACCCTAACGCAAAACAATATGCCGAACTGGAAGAATCAGGGCAGTTGGAGTTACTGGAATCTCCCGAATGGATCAATACCAGCGATGGCCGGATTATCCTCACCATAATCTTACCCAGACAGGGGGTCTCCCTGCTTAAGTTCACCAGGGATTAA
- a CDS encoding alkaline phosphatase family protein: MQRKSKLPKPAFVLLFCLGPVFISNAQSSLLQSGPMLGYSEMREVLLWVQTTEPAEVFVTYWEKDIEHPDTLMTRVNLTDEEEANTVKLIADQVMPGKHYQYQLYINGEPVTLNYPTEFQSQPIWKWRHDPPDFTMVTGSCAYINEPEFDRPGTPYGSHYEIFQAIYQQHPDMMLWLGDNTYLREADWFTATGYWHRYTHTRSIPELQPLLASTHHYAIWDDHDYGPNDSDRSWVHKERAHQVFQAFWGNPTYGIPGLEGGITTMFQFHDVDFFLLDDRWFRSPDKRKYGDRTMLGKKQLEWLLDALSTSEATFKIVATGNMVLSTAAVAENYSIYPEEQAYLIEQLEKEHIPGVVFLTGDRHYTELSKYSGKNGYVLYDLTCSPFTSGVNTSGDKENNAWLVPGTVVMEHNFARIHFSGPEKERVMTIAVFNAAGEKKWEREIRASEWK; the protein is encoded by the coding sequence ATGCAACGCAAATCAAAGCTGCCTAAACCCGCGTTCGTGCTTCTTTTCTGCTTGGGACCGGTATTCATTTCCAATGCACAATCATCCCTGCTGCAATCCGGCCCGATGCTGGGTTACTCGGAGATGCGGGAAGTTCTCTTATGGGTACAAACCACAGAACCTGCCGAAGTATTTGTGACCTACTGGGAAAAGGACATCGAACATCCGGATACCTTGATGACCCGGGTAAATCTAACGGATGAAGAGGAAGCCAACACCGTCAAACTGATTGCCGATCAGGTCATGCCTGGAAAGCATTATCAGTACCAGTTGTACATTAATGGAGAGCCGGTAACCCTGAATTATCCTACCGAATTTCAGTCCCAGCCCATCTGGAAATGGCGGCATGACCCGCCGGATTTTACCATGGTCACCGGTAGCTGTGCCTACATCAACGAGCCGGAATTTGACCGGCCGGGCACCCCTTATGGAAGCCATTATGAGATCTTTCAGGCCATTTATCAGCAACATCCGGACATGATGCTGTGGTTGGGGGACAATACATATCTGCGGGAAGCCGACTGGTTTACGGCTACCGGATACTGGCACCGGTATACCCACACGAGATCCATCCCTGAACTTCAGCCCTTACTGGCTTCCACCCATCATTATGCCATTTGGGACGACCACGATTACGGCCCGAACGACTCGGACCGGAGCTGGGTACACAAAGAGCGTGCTCATCAGGTATTTCAGGCTTTCTGGGGCAACCCGACATACGGAATACCCGGACTGGAAGGCGGCATTACCACCATGTTTCAGTTTCACGATGTAGATTTTTTCCTGCTGGATGATCGCTGGTTCCGCTCTCCGGATAAACGCAAATACGGTGACCGGACCATGCTGGGAAAGAAGCAACTGGAATGGTTGTTAGACGCACTGTCGACCAGTGAAGCGACCTTTAAAATCGTGGCAACAGGCAATATGGTGCTGAGTACGGCAGCTGTGGCAGAAAATTACAGCATCTATCCGGAAGAACAGGCCTACCTGATCGAACAGCTGGAAAAGGAACACATTCCCGGCGTGGTATTCCTAACCGGAGACCGGCATTATACCGAGCTAAGTAAATATTCCGGTAAAAATGGTTATGTCTTGTATGACCTGACCTGCTCGCCCTTTACCTCAGGGGTTAATACGAGCGGAGACAAGGAAAACAATGCCTGGCTCGTGCCCGGGACCGTCGTGATGGAGCATAATTTTGCCCGCATACATTTTTCGGGCCCGGAAAAAGAGCGGGTGATGACCATAGCTGTTTTCAATGCCGCCGGCGAAAAAAAGTGGGAGCGGGAGATCCGGGCCAGTGAATGGAAATGA
- a CDS encoding glycoside hydrolase family 28 protein, producing the protein MQPKRLCLPVFGFTFLLFLSCHSTQQVDQSDDKSPLVQHLEAIFYHPGFAPVPDQAFPANDYGAQPDSLVDNTQAIQDAIDAAAAAGGGQVILKPGLYRSGALFLKSNVELHLDSLVTIQAIQDDKLYPDIRTRIAGIEMLWPAALINIYEQHDVRITGKGTIDGNGKYWWDKFWGDPPRTGGMWTEYTRRNIRWAVDYDCKRVRPVAVYGSQNVLLQDFNVLRAGFWTVSLTYSSRIHVNGLVIRNNIGGYGPSSDGINSDSSNDILVENCDIDCNDDNLCIKAGRDADGLRVNRPSENIVYRNCITRAGHGLFTIGSETSGGMRNIEVYGLKAEGTNTGIRFKSAQVRGGVIDNIWFHDITMDHVNSPFHFELNWYPEYSYPQIPAEIPETEWPAHWKVMTRPVEPKVRGIPEFRNIRITNVTVTGAQQAFYANGYAEKPIHDLAWENVSIEAEECGEIHHARDWSMDNVRLRIHTNDTLILEDTRGIVMPEITVDVPQIRPPMDTAVDLDTRMFRYRKQHPGSSIFPLDPVSMEIIGPGDTMNSAVHQEVYVFPEGNASLKCYEPLGDGFYYSPLSIIWLQSTRQLQIQSEVRHNWTIHLAWESAPGQVYGATQWNYDQDHQHIIAEVTSAPFTITIQ; encoded by the coding sequence GTGCAACCGAAACGTCTTTGTCTTCCTGTATTTGGATTCACCTTCCTGTTATTCCTGAGTTGTCATTCGACCCAACAAGTGGATCAGTCAGATGACAAAAGCCCGCTGGTTCAGCATCTGGAAGCGATCTTTTACCACCCGGGATTTGCACCCGTACCCGACCAGGCATTTCCGGCAAATGACTATGGGGCACAACCGGATTCACTGGTGGATAATACCCAGGCCATACAGGACGCCATCGATGCCGCAGCAGCAGCCGGAGGAGGACAGGTGATTTTAAAGCCCGGATTATACCGGTCCGGGGCTCTTTTCCTGAAATCCAATGTGGAGTTGCATCTGGATTCACTGGTTACCATTCAAGCCATTCAGGATGACAAGCTCTATCCGGACATCCGGACCCGCATTGCCGGCATTGAAATGCTCTGGCCGGCTGCACTCATCAACATCTACGAACAACACGATGTACGGATCACCGGAAAAGGGACTATCGATGGCAACGGGAAATACTGGTGGGATAAATTTTGGGGAGATCCTCCCCGCACTGGTGGCATGTGGACCGAATATACCCGACGTAACATCCGCTGGGCGGTCGATTACGATTGCAAACGGGTCCGCCCGGTGGCCGTATATGGTTCACAAAATGTCCTCTTGCAGGATTTCAATGTGCTCCGTGCCGGCTTCTGGACGGTCTCATTGACCTATAGCTCCCGGATTCATGTCAATGGTCTGGTTATCCGGAACAACATCGGCGGCTATGGACCCAGTTCGGATGGCATCAATTCAGATTCTTCCAACGATATCCTGGTTGAAAACTGTGACATCGACTGTAACGACGACAATCTCTGCATCAAGGCCGGACGCGATGCGGATGGATTGCGGGTTAACCGCCCCAGCGAGAACATCGTTTACCGCAATTGCATCACCCGGGCGGGCCACGGGCTTTTCACCATCGGGAGCGAGACTTCCGGAGGGATGAGGAATATTGAAGTGTACGGTCTGAAAGCTGAAGGAACCAATACCGGTATCCGCTTTAAGTCAGCACAGGTCCGCGGAGGAGTCATTGATAACATCTGGTTTCATGACATCACCATGGACCACGTCAACAGTCCTTTCCATTTCGAGCTAAACTGGTATCCGGAATACAGTTACCCCCAAATACCTGCGGAAATACCCGAAACGGAATGGCCAGCCCACTGGAAAGTGATGACCAGACCGGTGGAACCAAAAGTACGCGGCATCCCGGAGTTTCGAAATATCCGGATTACGAATGTGACGGTGACCGGCGCCCAACAGGCATTCTACGCCAATGGCTATGCGGAAAAACCAATCCACGATCTAGCCTGGGAAAATGTGTCCATTGAAGCAGAGGAATGTGGTGAAATCCACCATGCCCGCGACTGGTCCATGGATAATGTTCGCTTACGCATTCATACCAATGACACCCTGATCCTTGAAGATACCAGGGGTATTGTAATGCCGGAAATTACGGTCGATGTTCCTCAAATCCGGCCACCCATGGACACGGCAGTTGACCTGGACACCCGGATGTTCCGGTACCGCAAGCAGCATCCCGGGTCGTCCATCTTTCCCCTTGATCCGGTATCAATGGAGATCATTGGCCCAGGTGATACCATGAATTCTGCAGTCCACCAGGAAGTCTATGTATTCCCGGAGGGCAATGCATCCCTGAAATGCTATGAGCCACTTGGTGACGGATTTTATTACTCACCCCTGTCGATCATCTGGCTGCAATCGACTCGTCAATTGCAGATCCAAAGTGAAGTAAGACACAACTGGACCATTCATCTGGCCTGGGAAAGCGCGCCCGGACAAGTGTATGGAGCCACCCAATGGAACTACGATCAGGACCATCAGCATATAATTGCTGAAGTGACCAGCGCTCCCTTTACCATAACCATTCAATAA